The nucleotide sequence ATGCCTTAGGCGTATCGCGTTATGCTTGTTTTATAATCATTACTTCTGATTTTTGCCTTTGGATTATTCTGGCTGGTCGAATAATTGGGCGGTTCTGGATAGATCTCCGAGAATTAAGGCGAGGTAGTAGTCATGACTCTAACAAGTCGTAAGAAAGTCACCCTTTATGAAGAAGCCAAAGCTGGTCTTAGTTCTTTAGTTCGGCAAACAACTACTGTCTTTATTGGCTTTGTGTTCGTGTTGCTAATCACTGGAGGTGCTCCGTCGAGCTTTGTTGTTGCTTTAAGCTTTTTTATTGGTACGGCTTTTGTTTCATGGAATGAACAAAAGCGAATTTTTGATTTGAGATCGGCTGAGGATAAGACTTCTTCAGATTCAAAGGCGGCGCGCACTTTATTAATCACCAATCAATTAATTACGTTAGATTCTAAAGTTTATCGTACTTGCGAAATTACTAGAGTTTCTAAATATCAGATCGAACAGGGATTTGCTCAAGCCAAGCAATACGGCCTCGTTGTAGAAACCACTGCTGGAAGTAAAGATTTGGTAGTGGTGACAGATGAAGCCTCAGTAGACAATCTTATAAATAAAATTGTTGAGGTTATGAGCAACCCAAGCAAAAGACTCAGTTACACATTCAAGCTTTCTAACACAAGGATTGCCAACGTAAAAGCCTTTTCTAAAAGAGAATTCTCTGCGTCAAGTATTTACGCTGAAGTAGTAACCCAAACAAATAGCACTGAAGAGACTCAAGAATCTGTAGCAGAAGAGTCTAAATTTCAAGAAGGTTCCCAGAAACTACCCCCAGGTTATTTCTATCAGGTAGGCCCTTTCTCAGTAGGAGTCAATAAAGGTTTTGTACATACGACAGAACAAACACAGTCTTTAGCTGAGACAGTATCAGAACTTCAGCGTTTACTAGAGAAAATCTCTGAGGCTCATCCAAATGACACACTATCTGGGCAGATGTTAGTAGCAACAAAAGCAATAGAAGAAATCGAGAAAAAACCTCAATTTAAGCAGCGTGCGATCGAAGCTCTGAAATCAGGAGGAGCAGAATTTTTCAGGGAGTCCATTAAAAATCCTAGCACCAACATCTTATTGGCTGCTTTAGAAGAATGGCAATCAACAAGCTAAAACTATAAAATATTCATTAAGTGTGCAAAGCAATATGAATTTGTGCTTAACTTCCGTTGTAAACAATCACCGAATGATAATCCCGATGCACTGGCAGGCAGTCACGGTTGGGTGGAAATTGCGGTGAATGGAGGGAATGCTCGCGATCGCTTGCGGTTAGACTATGGCGTTAAGGTAGAAGTAAAGCTCGAATGCGGAGCGGGAGTTTAGTGATGCCTGGAGCACAAGCGGAAGTTTATCGAGGACAGTTCGGTCAGTTTGAGATTAACGAGGGCGATCGCCGGGGTGTTGTGGTCTATCGAGCTGCGCTGATGGTGGCGGCCCTCTGTTTCGCGGTGGCAACGGGGTTGGCGATGTGGCTGCCGCAAGCTTTGGCGGTACAGTGGGCGATCGCCGGTTTGTACGCCGTGTTTTCAATTGCGATGGGGGTGGCGCTGTGGACGATCCACATTTATATGGTCTCCCTGCATCGGGCACTGCAGGTGTTTTGGGCGATGGGCTCAGTGGCGGCGATCGCCACAGCGGTGGTTTTCGCGCCCGAACCTCTGGCGATCGCGGTCTACCACAATCCTTTAACTCTGTTGGGCGTTGGATTCACCTTTGTTGCCCTGACGGGATTGTTTGTCAAAGAAGCGTTTTGCTTTAACCGATTGGAAACGAAACTGCTGACGCCAATGATACCCACGTTACTTTTGGGACATTTATTCGGATTGTTGCCGCTGGAGGGGGAGCGGGGCTTGTTAGTGGCTTGGGCAGCCCTCTTTTTAGTCTTTGCGTTGCGCAAAACCTTTCAAGAGATTCCGCCGGATATTGGGGACAAGTCGGTGTTTGAATATTTGGCAGCGGTGCGGCGGGGGGATGTGCCTGCGGAGGCTTCTTAGGCGATCGGTCTCGCAAACCTATAGCTTGGAGCATTAGGAGTCACAATCCCACCATGACACAGGTACTAGAACAACGAGTCTACACCCCCGAAGAGTATCTCGACCTCGAACTTGCATCTGAGATCCGCAGCGAATACCGCAATGGAACCATTACTCCTATGACCGGGGGTACACCTGACCATAATGAATTGGCGATTAACCTTGCAGCCTTGCTCAAATCTTCTTTGCGGGGCAAACCCTACCGTATTTTTGCAACCGATCAACGGCTTTGGGTTCCTGCTCGCAATCTTTATACCTATCCCGATGTCATGGTTGTCGAAAAACCCTTACAACTTCAGACCGGGCGTGCTGACACAGTGATAAACCCTTGTTTTTTGGCTGAAGTGCTATCTAAATCAACGCGAGACTACGATCGCGGCGAGAAATTTTCTGCTTACCGCAGTATTGATAGCTTTCGCGAATATCTGCTCGTCGAGCAGTACAGTATCCATGTAGAACATTACGTCAAAACGGCGTCCAATCAATGGCTGCTCTCAGAATATGATGAGCCTAATACCACATTCTCATTGAGTACTTTTGAAACTCAAATCGAAATCATAACACTCTATGAAAACATCGATATTGATGCTCCATAAAATGTAAGAGCGATCGCATCAATATAACAAGCCAAATTCACTCAACCGTCGAAAGGATTATCTGTGGCGGGTGCATTGAGAGCGTGAGGTTTTCTATGGAAATCAGTATGACATT is from Synechococcus sp. PCC 7336 and encodes:
- a CDS encoding Uma2 family endonuclease is translated as MTQVLEQRVYTPEEYLDLELASEIRSEYRNGTITPMTGGTPDHNELAINLAALLKSSLRGKPYRIFATDQRLWVPARNLYTYPDVMVVEKPLQLQTGRADTVINPCFLAEVLSKSTRDYDRGEKFSAYRSIDSFREYLLVEQYSIHVEHYVKTASNQWLLSEYDEPNTTFSLSTFETQIEIITLYENIDIDAP
- a CDS encoding SAM hydroxide adenosyltransferase is translated as MLNFRCKQSPNDNPDALAGSHGWVEIAVNGGNARDRLRLDYGVKVEVKLECGAGV
- a CDS encoding DUF2301 domain-containing membrane protein, whose translation is MPGAQAEVYRGQFGQFEINEGDRRGVVVYRAALMVAALCFAVATGLAMWLPQALAVQWAIAGLYAVFSIAMGVALWTIHIYMVSLHRALQVFWAMGSVAAIATAVVFAPEPLAIAVYHNPLTLLGVGFTFVALTGLFVKEAFCFNRLETKLLTPMIPTLLLGHLFGLLPLEGERGLLVAWAALFLVFALRKTFQEIPPDIGDKSVFEYLAAVRRGDVPAEAS